One stretch of Aquimarina sp. Aq107 DNA includes these proteins:
- a CDS encoding helix-turn-helix transcriptional regulator — MKTLTELETINYNQQFIYKLRNLYLRDKVLFHQVKEFTPFTYSINERETLNMIHFDDDDLGETPEMKRLLKEGVNVLPEISSKDLLDIAKKKVLIFNKVNDQDDICNYIQLINFNGKAKYLYSDKIILDKNLFLNTALTFDKMGAIGRELLSIFPEIEVTNSYWKRFQRLTKQEKNILKLLAKGNSIKEIGDLVFISPNTAHVHKRNIYNKLGIHKITELVKFSIILEIIEQ, encoded by the coding sequence ATGAAAACTCTTACAGAATTAGAAACAATAAATTATAATCAACAATTTATTTACAAACTAAGAAATCTATATTTAAGAGATAAAGTACTATTTCATCAAGTTAAAGAATTTACACCCTTTACTTACAGCATAAATGAAAGAGAAACTCTGAATATGATTCATTTCGATGATGATGATTTAGGAGAGACACCAGAGATGAAAAGATTACTAAAAGAAGGTGTAAATGTTCTACCAGAAATAAGTTCTAAGGATTTGTTGGATATTGCAAAGAAAAAGGTTCTAATATTTAATAAAGTTAATGATCAAGATGATATTTGTAATTATATTCAACTAATTAATTTCAATGGAAAAGCCAAATATCTATATTCCGACAAGATCATTCTAGATAAAAATCTTTTTTTAAACACTGCCCTAACTTTTGACAAAATGGGCGCTATTGGGAGAGAACTACTATCTATTTTCCCGGAAATAGAAGTTACTAATTCTTATTGGAAGCGTTTTCAAAGATTAACAAAACAAGAAAAGAATATATTAAAACTTCTTGCTAAAGGTAACTCAATAAAGGAAATCGGAGATTTAGTTTTTATATCACCTAATACCGCTCATGTCCACAAACGTAATATTTACAATAAATTAGGAATACATAAGATTACAGAATTGGTTAAGTTTTCAATAATTTTGGAAATAATTGAACAATAG
- a CDS encoding alpha/beta fold hydrolase, whose product MLKDYPIPGNLKGTIIFIHGISSSSEVFKDIMNSKEIQFSKISFDLPGHGKAYGYQEDFSLLSYKKALVSYISIIQEDIILVGNSFGGHLAIEIADQLKNLKALVIFGTPPLKKPVNFGEAFIPIEALQTFFKENPSEKEIIKASKIAVFNPKHSERIIVDFKRSNPDVRRSLALDLEEGNWANQYKIFKTLSIPKFIVKGKQDPTVNSKYLDSICATDQNCTIFEFDQCGHYPSLEKPNEFIDTIKFISEKVLL is encoded by the coding sequence ATGCTAAAAGACTATCCTATTCCAGGAAACCTAAAAGGAACAATAATTTTTATTCATGGTATTTCATCTTCATCAGAAGTTTTTAAAGATATAATGAACTCCAAAGAAATTCAATTTTCTAAAATTTCTTTCGACCTTCCCGGACATGGTAAGGCTTACGGTTATCAGGAAGATTTCTCTTTATTAAGTTATAAGAAGGCCCTTGTATCTTATATCAGTATCATCCAAGAAGATATAATTCTAGTTGGCAACTCATTTGGAGGGCATTTGGCTATTGAAATAGCGGATCAATTAAAAAATTTAAAAGCATTAGTAATATTTGGTACACCTCCACTTAAAAAACCAGTCAATTTTGGTGAAGCATTTATTCCTATTGAAGCTTTACAAACTTTTTTTAAAGAAAATCCTTCAGAGAAAGAAATAATTAAAGCTTCAAAAATTGCCGTATTCAATCCAAAACACAGTGAAAGAATAATTGTTGATTTTAAAAGATCGAATCCAGATGTTCGCAGAAGTCTAGCTTTGGATCTAGAAGAAGGTAATTGGGCTAATCAATATAAAATTTTCAAAACCTTATCTATTCCAAAATTTATTGTGAAAGGCAAACAAGACCCAACTGTCAATTCGAAATACTTGGATTCAATTTGTGCTACCGACCAAAACTGCACAATTTTCGAATTTGACCAATGTGGTCATTATCCAAGCTTAGAAAAACCAAATGAATTTATTGATACCATAAAATTTATCTCCGAAAAAGTTCTTTTATGA